The Aphelocoma coerulescens isolate FSJ_1873_10779 chromosome 14, UR_Acoe_1.0, whole genome shotgun sequence genome has a window encoding:
- the ZDHHC4 gene encoding palmitoyltransferase ZDHHC4 isoform X1, whose translation MGQDSRRRCSGKTESSTSAAQGSHGLGMDFLTLFLIYLCFVLAVTALLCLCSGRKESFLTRSVYRASQVLSLVIPTRLQRVTHRTLHRLFHTRSCLFVVLHVALQAAVFGEYTWEVFVYCWELQFHILLLLLPYLLLAGNVGCFLLCSRANPGTVTKSNAASLVKVYAYDGVLFQRGLVCPTCTVEKPARSKHCSVCRTCVHRFDHHCVWVNNCIGASNAGVFLLYLLSLAATAGAIAAVTAAFLIQVLLLSNIMHGTYLDAQGQEHAVEIPFLIQHLFLTFPRIVFMLGFVILLTLVLGGYCCFSLYLALTNQTTNEWCKSRRLRGSHLPQQPHDRPLIYKNIYSKGIWRNLKEIFNPPTALERKKKI comes from the exons ATGGGCCAGGACAGTCGGCGGCGATGCTCTGGGAAGACGGAAAGCAGCACATCAGCCGCACAGGGCTCACACG GCCTTGGGATGGACTTCCTGACACTCTTCCTGATTTACCTGTGCTTTGTGCTCGctgtcactgccctgctctgcctctgctcaggaaggaaggagagttTCCTCACAAGGAGTGTCTACAGGGCAAGCCAG GTGTTGTCACTGGTCATCCCCACCCGGCTCCAGAGGGTGACACACAGGACACTGCACAGGCTCTTCCACACAAG aAGCTGTTTGTTTGTGGTCCTGCACGTagccctgcaggctgcagtgtTTGGGGAATACACCTGGGAAGTGTTTGTGtactgctgggagctgcagttccacatcctcctcctcctcctgccctacctgctgctggctgggaacGTGGGctgcttcctgctctgctcccgtGCCAATCCTG GTACAGTAACAAAATCCAATGCTGCATCACTGGTTAAGGTTTATGCCTATGATGGGGTGTTGTTTCAGAGAGGCCTCGTGTGTCCCACGTGCACCGTGGAGAAGCCAGCCAGGTCCAAGCACTGCA GTGTCTGCAGGACGTGTGTGCATCGCTTTGACCACCACTGTGTGTGGGTCAACAACTGCATCGGCGCCTCCAACGCTGGCGTTTTCCTGCTCTACCTGCTCTCCCTGGCGGCCACAGCTGGAGCCATCGCTGCTGTCACGGCTGCATTCCTcatccaggtgctgctgctctccaacaTCATGCACGGCACCTACCTGGATGCCCAGGGACAGGAGCATGCCGTGGAGATTCCCTTCCTCATTCAG CACCTTTTCTTGACTTTCCCTAGGATTGTCTTCATGCTGGGGTTTGTCATCCTGCTCACACTTGTCCTGGGTGGATATTGCTGCTTCAGTCTGTATTTGGCCCTCACCAACCAAACCACCAATGAATGGTGCAAATCCCGAAGATTGAGGGGttcccatctcccacagcaGCCTCATGACAGACCCCTCATCTACAAAAACATTTATTCTAAAGGGATCTGGAGGAATTTAAAGGAAATCTTTAACCCTCCTACAGCGttggaaaggaagaagaaaatatga
- the ZDHHC4 gene encoding palmitoyltransferase ZDHHC4 isoform X2, with the protein MDFLTLFLIYLCFVLAVTALLCLCSGRKESFLTRSVYRASQVLSLVIPTRLQRVTHRTLHRLFHTRSCLFVVLHVALQAAVFGEYTWEVFVYCWELQFHILLLLLPYLLLAGNVGCFLLCSRANPGTVTKSNAASLVKVYAYDGVLFQRGLVCPTCTVEKPARSKHCSVCRTCVHRFDHHCVWVNNCIGASNAGVFLLYLLSLAATAGAIAAVTAAFLIQVLLLSNIMHGTYLDAQGQEHAVEIPFLIQHLFLTFPRIVFMLGFVILLTLVLGGYCCFSLYLALTNQTTNEWCKSRRLRGSHLPQQPHDRPLIYKNIYSKGIWRNLKEIFNPPTALERKKKI; encoded by the exons ATGGACTTCCTGACACTCTTCCTGATTTACCTGTGCTTTGTGCTCGctgtcactgccctgctctgcctctgctcaggaaggaaggagagttTCCTCACAAGGAGTGTCTACAGGGCAAGCCAG GTGTTGTCACTGGTCATCCCCACCCGGCTCCAGAGGGTGACACACAGGACACTGCACAGGCTCTTCCACACAAG aAGCTGTTTGTTTGTGGTCCTGCACGTagccctgcaggctgcagtgtTTGGGGAATACACCTGGGAAGTGTTTGTGtactgctgggagctgcagttccacatcctcctcctcctcctgccctacctgctgctggctgggaacGTGGGctgcttcctgctctgctcccgtGCCAATCCTG GTACAGTAACAAAATCCAATGCTGCATCACTGGTTAAGGTTTATGCCTATGATGGGGTGTTGTTTCAGAGAGGCCTCGTGTGTCCCACGTGCACCGTGGAGAAGCCAGCCAGGTCCAAGCACTGCA GTGTCTGCAGGACGTGTGTGCATCGCTTTGACCACCACTGTGTGTGGGTCAACAACTGCATCGGCGCCTCCAACGCTGGCGTTTTCCTGCTCTACCTGCTCTCCCTGGCGGCCACAGCTGGAGCCATCGCTGCTGTCACGGCTGCATTCCTcatccaggtgctgctgctctccaacaTCATGCACGGCACCTACCTGGATGCCCAGGGACAGGAGCATGCCGTGGAGATTCCCTTCCTCATTCAG CACCTTTTCTTGACTTTCCCTAGGATTGTCTTCATGCTGGGGTTTGTCATCCTGCTCACACTTGTCCTGGGTGGATATTGCTGCTTCAGTCTGTATTTGGCCCTCACCAACCAAACCACCAATGAATGGTGCAAATCCCGAAGATTGAGGGGttcccatctcccacagcaGCCTCATGACAGACCCCTCATCTACAAAAACATTTATTCTAAAGGGATCTGGAGGAATTTAAAGGAAATCTTTAACCCTCCTACAGCGttggaaaggaagaagaaaatatga